From Salvelinus namaycush isolate Seneca chromosome 24, SaNama_1.0, whole genome shotgun sequence, one genomic window encodes:
- the LOC120019275 gene encoding trace amine-associated receptor 1-like, with the protein MEPGISLSKADIVENILLCFESVNGSCKRSIFPPTIRVLFYLLLGSMSVLTVCGNLLVIIPIIHFKQLHTPTNYLILSLAVSDLLLGVLVMPPRMVYSLESCWYFGDLFCKIYTSTDVMLCNTSILNLCFISIDRYYAVCRPLLYRTKITVHVVLIMMLVTWTGSAIVVFGIVFLGISIWGMDVACEGGCILFQNKASSTASSVLSFYIPGVGMLSIYLKIFLIAQRQARSIQGTTNQNSVGKSQRKATKTLAIIMGVFLSFWTPFFVINSIDPFINYSTPPVLFETLIWIAYLNSTINPMVYAFFYSWFRRAFRIIISGQIFQPDSSEIQLFSE; encoded by the coding sequence ATGGAACCAGGAATCAGTCTCAGCAAGGCTGATATTGTTGAGAATATACTTCTATGTTTTGAATCAGTGAATGGGTCTTGCAAAAGATCAATCTTTCCTCCAACAATACGAGTATTATTTTATCTCTTACTTGGCTCAATGTCTGTTCTCACAGTGTGTGGCAACCTTCTTGTAATCATTCCCATCATCCACTTCAAACAGCTCCACACCCCgaccaactacctcatcctctctctggctgtgtcAGACCTCCTCTTGGGGGTTTTAGTGATGCCTCCCAGAATGGTATATTCACTGGAAAGCTGCTGGTATTttggagatttattctgtaaaATCTACACCAGCACTGATGTCATGTTGTGCAATACATCCATTCTTAACTTGTGTTTTATTTCCATTGACAGGTATTATGCAGTGTGTCGCCCTCTCCTTTATAGAACTAAAATAACTGTTCACGTTGTTCTGATTATGATGCTGGTCACCTGGACTGGTTCTGCTATAGTAGTGTTTGGTATAGTATTTCTGGGGATCAGTATTTGGGGCATGGATGTTGCCTGTGAGGGAGGATGTATTTTGTTTCAAAACAAAGCATCAAGTACTGCGTCTTCGGTGCTCTCCTTCTACATCCCAGGAGTCGGGATGCTTAGCATCTACCTAAAGATTTTCCTGATAGCACAGAGACAGGCACGCTCAATTCAGGGTACAACCAATCAGAACTCTGTAGGCAAATCACAGAGGAAGGCCACCAAAACACTTGCTATCATTATGGGGGTATTTCTATCATTCTGGACACCCTTTTTTGTCATCAACAGCATTGATCCTTTTATTAATTACTCTACCCCACCCGTTTTGTTTGAAACACTTATATGGATTGCCTATTTGAATTCAACTATTAATCCTATGGTGTATGCATTCTTTTACAGTTGGTTCAGGAGGGCGTTTAGAATTATAATTTCTGGTCAAATATTTCAACCTGACTCTTCAGAAATACAATTGTTTTCAGAAtaa